The following proteins are co-located in the Triticum aestivum cultivar Chinese Spring chromosome 1A, IWGSC CS RefSeq v2.1, whole genome shotgun sequence genome:
- the LOC123040814 gene encoding heat shock 70 kDa protein 14: protein MSVVGFDLGNESCIVGVARQRGIDVVLNEESKRETPAIVCFGDKQRFIGTAGAANSTMNPKNSISQIKRLLGRKFADPELQNDIKAFPFGVSEGPDGFPLVHVRYLGEERSFTPTQLLAMVLSNLKAIAEGNLNSAVIDCCIGIPVYFTDLQRRAVIDAATIAGLRPLRLFHETTATALAYGIYKTDLPENDQLNVAFVDVGNASMQVSIVGYKKGQLKMLSHAYDRSLGGRDFDEALFKHFAAKFKEEYKIDVYQNARACIRLRVACEKLKKMLSANPEAPMNIECLMDEKDVRGFIKRDEFEQISAPVLERVKGPLEKALSEAGLTTESLHFVEVVGSGSRVPAVMKIITEFFGKEPRRTMNASECVARGCALQCAILSPTFKVREFQVNEGFPFSVALSWKPDAQNNESQQTVVFPKGNPMPSIKALTFYRSSTFAVDVLNVDTDDLQITHKISTYTIGPFQSSKGEKAKLKVKVRLNIHGIVSLESATMLEEEEVEVPVSSTSEVPKDATRMETDDAPQDPASSAGDHTQEPKGAADPAEGAAENGAQDSEEKTVPMDTDTKVEPSKKKVKKTNVPVAEMVYGAMGTVELEKAVEKEYEMALQDRVMEETKDKKNSVEAYVYDMRNKIHEKYNDFVMLEDIEGLMAKLQEVEDWLYEDGEDETKGVYVAKLEELKRLGGPIEMRYKEWTERGPALEQLVYCIRSFREAALSADQKFDHIDISEKQKVVNECSAAETWLMEKKQQQDALPKHANPVLLVSDIKKKAEALDRFCKPIMTKPRPAPKPQTPPPAETPSPEAHTPEQQSNGAESAEPASDGAQDEHAAEQMDTDKDDPSQV, encoded by the exons ATGAGTGTGGTGGGGTTTGATCTTGGCAATGAGAGCTGCATTGTGGGGGTGGCGCGGCAGCGCGGAATCGACGTGGTCCTCAATGAAGAGTCCAAGCGGGAGACCCCAGCTATTGTCTGCTTTGGCGACAAGCAGCGTTTCATCGGCACTGCAGGTGCCGCCAACTCCACCATGAACCCCAAGAACTCCATCTCCCAGATCAAGCGCTTACTGGGACGCAAGTTTGCTGATCCTGAGCTGCAGAATGATATTAAGGCCTTCCCATTCGGTGTCTCGGAGGGCCCTGATGGGTTCCCGCTTGTTCACGTACGGTATCTGGGGGAGGAGCGCTCGTTCACCCCCACACAGCTGCTTGCCATGGTGCTGTCCAATTTGAAGGCCATCGCTGAGGGTAACCTCAACTCGGCTGTTATTGACTGCTGCATTGGTATCCCAGTCTATTTTACTGACCTGCAGCGGAGGGCTGTTATTGATGCTGCAACAATTGCTGGTCTCCGGCCATTGCGTTTGTTCCATGAGACTACTGCGACAGCATTGGCATATGGGATCTACAAGACTGATCTACCTGAGAATGATCAGCTGAATGTGGCATTTGTTGATGTTGGGAATGCCAGTATGCAGGTCAGCATTGTTGGGTACAAGAAGGGGCAGCTCAAGATGCTATCACATGCATATGACCGTTCTCTTGGCGGAAGGGACTTTGATGAAGCCCTTTTTAAGCACTTTGCAGCAAAATTTAAAGAGGAGTATAAGATCGATGTCTACCAGAATGCCCGTGCCTGCATTAGGTTGCGTGTGGCATGTGAGAAGCTCAAGAAGATGCTGAGCGCCAATCCAGAGGCACCAATGAACATTGAGTGCTTGATGGACGAGAAGGATGTACGAGGATTCATTAAGAGGGATGAGTTTGAACAGATCAGCGCACCAGTGCTAGAACGTGTGAAGGGGCCGCTGGAAAAGGCATTGTCAGAAGCTGGCTTGACGACAGAAAGTCTGCACTTTGTTGAGGTTGTTGGATCAGGCTCTCGCGTTCCTGCAGTAATGAAGATAATTACTGAATTCTTTGGAAAAGAACCAAGGAGAACTATGAATGCAAGTGAATGTGTTGCCCGGGGATGTGCTCTCCAATGTGCTATTCTTAGCCCGACGTTCAAAGTGCGGGAGTTTCAG GTTAATGAAGGGTTTCCTTTTTCAGTTGCTTTATCATGGAAGCCAGATGCTCAGAACAATGAATCCCAACAAACTGTTGTATTCCCCAAGGGGAATCCAATGCCTAGCATCAAGGCTCTGACCTTCTATAGGTCCAGTACATTTGCAGTAGATGTTTTGAATGTTGACACAGATGATTTGCAAATAACACACAAAATTAGCACTTACACG ATCGGCCCTTTCCAATCCAGCAAAGGTGAGAAGGCTAAACTGAAAGTGAAAGTTCGCCTCAACATCCATGGGATAGTGTCTCTTGAATCAGCAACG ATGCTGGAAGAGGAGGAAGTGGAAGTTCCGGTTTCATCTACGAGTGAGGTGCCAAAGGATGCTACTAGAATGGAGACAGATGATGCACCGCAGGACCCTGCGTCTAGTGCTGGTGACCATACGCAGGAACCTAAAGGAGCTGCTGATCCTGCTGAGGGTGCTGCTGAAAACGGGGCACAAGATTCTGAGGAAAAAACTGTTCCAATGGATACTGACACAAAG GTTGAGCCATCAAAAAAGAAAGTTAAGAAAACAAATGTTCCAGTTGCCGAAATGGTGTATGGGGCGATGGGCACTGTTGAGCTAGAGAAAGCTGTTGAGAAAGAATATGAAATGGCTCTTCAGGACAGAGTGATGGAAGAAACCAAGGACAAGAAAAATTCAGTCGAGGCTTATGTTTATGACATGCGTAACAAG ATTCATGAGAAGTACAATGATTTTGTCATGTTGGAGGATATAGAAGGGTTGATGGCTAAACTTCAGGAGGTTGAGGATTGGCTGTATGAAGATGGTGAGGATGAGACCAAGGGAGTCTATGTTGCAAAACTAGAAGAACTGAAAAGG CTTGGTGGTCCTATCGAAATGCGCTACAAAGAGTGGACAGAAAGAGGTCCAGCTCTTGAGCAATTGGTGTACTGCATCCGCAGTTTTAGAGAGGCTGCATTGTCTGCTGACCAAAAGTTTGATCACATAGACATATCAGAGAAACAAAAG GTCGTTAATGAGTGCTCGGCCGCAGAGACCTGGCTAATGGAGAAAAAGCAGCAGCAAGATGCTCTACCGAAGCATGCTAATCCCGTCCTACTTGTTTCTGACATAAAGAAGAAGGCTGAAGCGCTTGACAG GTTCTGCAAACCCATCATGACCAAACCAAGGCCAGCGCCAAAGCCCCAGACCCCGCCACCAGCAGAAACCCCATCACCCGAGGCTCATACACCGGAACAACAATCAAATGGAGCCGAGTCCGCTGAGCCAGCTAGCGACGGTGCTCAGGATGAGCATGCGGCTGAGCAAATGGACACTGATAAGGATGATCCTTCCCAGGTTTAA